The Lepisosteus oculatus isolate fLepOcu1 chromosome 4, fLepOcu1.hap2, whole genome shotgun sequence genome window below encodes:
- the slc22a15 gene encoding solute carrier family 22 member 15 isoform X3 has product MDLEEAFHVVGEFGKYQKRLAALLILLQVYMACQSMLIVLVGATPDYRIEKGKDPTTQQDLVKHVIFTEDLDSIVTEWFLIRHHAYKVSLAGSLFFAGVLVGNVLFGPLSDKVGRKPVFLAGTLTNMMFAVGIALFAALGYYVQSWRALATTANSPGVLFFLLCLTLPESPRWLYSQGLTQKAEDVMQHMAMRNGKEKVVVKLKLCAGSAKAGRPSSGVLELVRHPTLRWRTGILMYVWYACSLVYYGLTLNAGEQKGNRYANVAMYGLVELPAYPLCMYFINKQWAGRRKTTAAFLMFAGFSCMVTMFLPNHLDLWLNTTSLALLGKLMVSAAFNIVYIYTSELYPTVIRNAGLGVCSMSCRFGGILAPFVPSMKGLHQSMPFMVFGLSGVSAGCLNLLLPETLNKPIAETLEELHIPAYQRILEKEVYPFGEDQPNSKRKAQA; this is encoded by the exons ATGGATTTAGAAGAAGCCTTTCATGTAGTGGGAGAATTCGGGAAGTACCAGAAACGGCTCGCCGCTCTCTTAATTTTGCTGCAG GTTTATATGGCCTGTCAGTCGATGCTGATCGTGCTAGTGGGGGCAACCCCGGACTACCGAATAGAAAAGGGGAAGGATCCCACCACTCAGCAGGACCTCGTCAAACACGTCATTTTCACCGAGGATCTCGATTCCATCGTCACCGAG TGGTTTTTGATTAGACATCATGCTTACAAGGTGAGCTTGGCAGGTTCTCTGTTTTTCGCTGGCGTCCTCGTTGGGAATGTACTGTTTGGACCACTTTCAGACAAGGTTGGGAGGAAACCAGTTTTTCTTGCAG GAACCTTGACCAACATGATGTTTGCAGTGGGAATAGCTCTGTTTGCTGCCCTAGGGTACTATGTCCAATCCTGGCGTGCCCTGGCGACAACGGCCAACTCCCCTGGTGTGCTTTTCTTTCTCCTGTGTTT AACCCTCCCTGAGTCTCCACGCTGGCTGTACTCTCAGGGCCTCACGCAGAAGGCAGAGGACGTGATGCAGCACATGGCCATGAGAAATGGAAAGGAGAAGGTGGTGGTGAAACTGAAGCTGTGCGCGGGCTCGGCCAAGGCGGGGCGTCCCAGCAGTGGTGTCCTGGAGCTGGTCAGACACCCTACCCTTCGCTGGAGGACAGGCATCCTCATGTATGTGTG gtACGCCTGCAGTTTGGTCTATTATGGATTAACATTGAACGCTGGCGAACAGAAAGGAAATCGGTATGCCAATGTAGCAATGTATGGACTGGTGGAGCTGCCGGCTTACCCACTCTGCATGTATTTCATTAACAAACAGTG GGCAGGAAGACGGAAAACGACAGCAGCCTTCCTGATGTTTGCGGGATTTTCCTGCATGGTTACCATGTTTTTACCAAATCATTTAG ATTTGTGGCTTAATACGACTTCACTAGCTTTGCTGGGCAAGTTAATGGTCAGTGCAGCCTTTAatattgtgtatatatacacttcAGAACTCTACCCCACTGTGATAAG GAATGCTGGGCTGGGTGTCTGCTCAATGTCTTGCAGATTTGGTGGAATTTTAGCACCATTTGTGCCTTCAATG AAGGGCCTTCACCAGTCGATGCCGTTCATGGTGTTTGGTCTCAGTGGGGTATCGGCTGGCTGTCTGAACCTGCTCCTCCCAGAGACTCTCAATAAGCCCATCGCAGAGACCCTGGAGGAGCTCCACATCCCCGCCTACCAGCGCATATTGGAGAAAGAG
- the slc22a15 gene encoding solute carrier family 22 member 15 isoform X2 has protein sequence MDLEEAFHVVGEFGKYQKRLAALLILLQVYMACQSMLIVLVGATPDYRIEKGKDPTTQQDLVKHVIFTEDLDSIVTEWFLIRHHAYKVSLAGSLFFAGVLVGNVLFGPLSDKVGRKPVFLAGLLFEVLFGYATAFAPTYEVFAVSRLLVGIMNGGMALVSFVLTQEYVGKSYWAMTGTLTNMMFAVGIALFAALGYYVQSWRALATTANSPGVLFFLLCLTLPESPRWLYSQGLTQKAEDVMQHMAMRNGKEKVVVKLKLCAGSAKAGRPSSGVLELVRHPTLRWRTGILMYVWYACSLVYYGLTLNAGEQKGNRAGRRKTTAAFLMFAGFSCMVTMFLPNHLDLWLNTTSLALLGKLMVSAAFNIVYIYTSELYPTVIRNAGLGVCSMSCRFGGILAPFVPSMKGLHQSMPFMVFGLSGVSAGCLNLLLPETLNKPIAETLEELHIPAYQRILEKEVYPFGEDQPNSKRKAQA, from the exons ATGGATTTAGAAGAAGCCTTTCATGTAGTGGGAGAATTCGGGAAGTACCAGAAACGGCTCGCCGCTCTCTTAATTTTGCTGCAG GTTTATATGGCCTGTCAGTCGATGCTGATCGTGCTAGTGGGGGCAACCCCGGACTACCGAATAGAAAAGGGGAAGGATCCCACCACTCAGCAGGACCTCGTCAAACACGTCATTTTCACCGAGGATCTCGATTCCATCGTCACCGAG TGGTTTTTGATTAGACATCATGCTTACAAGGTGAGCTTGGCAGGTTCTCTGTTTTTCGCTGGCGTCCTCGTTGGGAATGTACTGTTTGGACCACTTTCAGACAAGGTTGGGAGGAAACCAGTTTTTCTTGCAG GTTTGCTGTTTGAGGTGCTATTTGGATATGCAACAGCATTTGCACCCACTTATGAAGTGTTTGCCGTGTCCCGTCTCTTGGTGGGAATAATGAATGGGGGCATGGCTCTGGTGTCTTTCGTGCTTACCCAGGAGTATGTGGGCAAATCGTACTGGGCAATGACAG GAACCTTGACCAACATGATGTTTGCAGTGGGAATAGCTCTGTTTGCTGCCCTAGGGTACTATGTCCAATCCTGGCGTGCCCTGGCGACAACGGCCAACTCCCCTGGTGTGCTTTTCTTTCTCCTGTGTTT AACCCTCCCTGAGTCTCCACGCTGGCTGTACTCTCAGGGCCTCACGCAGAAGGCAGAGGACGTGATGCAGCACATGGCCATGAGAAATGGAAAGGAGAAGGTGGTGGTGAAACTGAAGCTGTGCGCGGGCTCGGCCAAGGCGGGGCGTCCCAGCAGTGGTGTCCTGGAGCTGGTCAGACACCCTACCCTTCGCTGGAGGACAGGCATCCTCATGTATGTGTG gtACGCCTGCAGTTTGGTCTATTATGGATTAACATTGAACGCTGGCGAACAGAAAGGAAATCG GGCAGGAAGACGGAAAACGACAGCAGCCTTCCTGATGTTTGCGGGATTTTCCTGCATGGTTACCATGTTTTTACCAAATCATTTAG ATTTGTGGCTTAATACGACTTCACTAGCTTTGCTGGGCAAGTTAATGGTCAGTGCAGCCTTTAatattgtgtatatatacacttcAGAACTCTACCCCACTGTGATAAG GAATGCTGGGCTGGGTGTCTGCTCAATGTCTTGCAGATTTGGTGGAATTTTAGCACCATTTGTGCCTTCAATG AAGGGCCTTCACCAGTCGATGCCGTTCATGGTGTTTGGTCTCAGTGGGGTATCGGCTGGCTGTCTGAACCTGCTCCTCCCAGAGACTCTCAATAAGCCCATCGCAGAGACCCTGGAGGAGCTCCACATCCCCGCCTACCAGCGCATATTGGAGAAAGAG
- the slc22a15 gene encoding solute carrier family 22 member 15 isoform X1 encodes MDLEEAFHVVGEFGKYQKRLAALLILLQVYMACQSMLIVLVGATPDYRIEKGKDPTTQQDLVKHVIFTEDLDSIVTEWFLIRHHAYKVSLAGSLFFAGVLVGNVLFGPLSDKVGRKPVFLAGLLFEVLFGYATAFAPTYEVFAVSRLLVGIMNGGMALVSFVLTQEYVGKSYWAMTGTLTNMMFAVGIALFAALGYYVQSWRALATTANSPGVLFFLLCLTLPESPRWLYSQGLTQKAEDVMQHMAMRNGKEKVVVKLKLCAGSAKAGRPSSGVLELVRHPTLRWRTGILMYVWYACSLVYYGLTLNAGEQKGNRYANVAMYGLVELPAYPLCMYFINKQWAGRRKTTAAFLMFAGFSCMVTMFLPNHLDLWLNTTSLALLGKLMVSAAFNIVYIYTSELYPTVIRNAGLGVCSMSCRFGGILAPFVPSMKGLHQSMPFMVFGLSGVSAGCLNLLLPETLNKPIAETLEELHIPAYQRILEKEVYPFGEDQPNSKRKAQA; translated from the exons ATGGATTTAGAAGAAGCCTTTCATGTAGTGGGAGAATTCGGGAAGTACCAGAAACGGCTCGCCGCTCTCTTAATTTTGCTGCAG GTTTATATGGCCTGTCAGTCGATGCTGATCGTGCTAGTGGGGGCAACCCCGGACTACCGAATAGAAAAGGGGAAGGATCCCACCACTCAGCAGGACCTCGTCAAACACGTCATTTTCACCGAGGATCTCGATTCCATCGTCACCGAG TGGTTTTTGATTAGACATCATGCTTACAAGGTGAGCTTGGCAGGTTCTCTGTTTTTCGCTGGCGTCCTCGTTGGGAATGTACTGTTTGGACCACTTTCAGACAAGGTTGGGAGGAAACCAGTTTTTCTTGCAG GTTTGCTGTTTGAGGTGCTATTTGGATATGCAACAGCATTTGCACCCACTTATGAAGTGTTTGCCGTGTCCCGTCTCTTGGTGGGAATAATGAATGGGGGCATGGCTCTGGTGTCTTTCGTGCTTACCCAGGAGTATGTGGGCAAATCGTACTGGGCAATGACAG GAACCTTGACCAACATGATGTTTGCAGTGGGAATAGCTCTGTTTGCTGCCCTAGGGTACTATGTCCAATCCTGGCGTGCCCTGGCGACAACGGCCAACTCCCCTGGTGTGCTTTTCTTTCTCCTGTGTTT AACCCTCCCTGAGTCTCCACGCTGGCTGTACTCTCAGGGCCTCACGCAGAAGGCAGAGGACGTGATGCAGCACATGGCCATGAGAAATGGAAAGGAGAAGGTGGTGGTGAAACTGAAGCTGTGCGCGGGCTCGGCCAAGGCGGGGCGTCCCAGCAGTGGTGTCCTGGAGCTGGTCAGACACCCTACCCTTCGCTGGAGGACAGGCATCCTCATGTATGTGTG gtACGCCTGCAGTTTGGTCTATTATGGATTAACATTGAACGCTGGCGAACAGAAAGGAAATCGGTATGCCAATGTAGCAATGTATGGACTGGTGGAGCTGCCGGCTTACCCACTCTGCATGTATTTCATTAACAAACAGTG GGCAGGAAGACGGAAAACGACAGCAGCCTTCCTGATGTTTGCGGGATTTTCCTGCATGGTTACCATGTTTTTACCAAATCATTTAG ATTTGTGGCTTAATACGACTTCACTAGCTTTGCTGGGCAAGTTAATGGTCAGTGCAGCCTTTAatattgtgtatatatacacttcAGAACTCTACCCCACTGTGATAAG GAATGCTGGGCTGGGTGTCTGCTCAATGTCTTGCAGATTTGGTGGAATTTTAGCACCATTTGTGCCTTCAATG AAGGGCCTTCACCAGTCGATGCCGTTCATGGTGTTTGGTCTCAGTGGGGTATCGGCTGGCTGTCTGAACCTGCTCCTCCCAGAGACTCTCAATAAGCCCATCGCAGAGACCCTGGAGGAGCTCCACATCCCCGCCTACCAGCGCATATTGGAGAAAGAG